The Candidatus Rokuibacteriota bacterium genome has a segment encoding these proteins:
- a CDS encoding efflux RND transporter periplasmic adaptor subunit, whose translation MRLRQWVIGLLVILAAAGLAAGWRFIRSRPLVETVHPQRREVVELVIASGRLRAVRQSALGAEVAGVVEQVLVDEGDRVRAGQPLVRLRRQDAEQRVEQARLAVATAEKELGRLRAGAAPEEIRRAAAELEQADAALEQAEREHTRARMLWERGLIARAELDRAETGLEQARAARRVAEQAGQVLRSQPRPEDVQVAQARLREAGAALRAAEVEAGKRAVTAPFAGLVVHRSVEPGQGVAPGTPLLTVADMSRTELLVETDENNLARLRVGQRAIVIAPAYAAQSFAAVLRQIGPEVDSQRGVVALRLDPAALPPFARPDMTVDVNIEVARVPDALSVPATSVLERGGKSYVLTVQDGRAALADVRVRGRNPDWAAVEGLAAEARVIVRATEVTPGQTVRARDGGP comes from the coding sequence GTGCGTCTCCGACAGTGGGTCATCGGGCTCCTCGTGATCCTCGCCGCCGCAGGGCTGGCCGCCGGGTGGCGGTTCATCCGCTCCCGCCCGCTCGTGGAGACGGTCCATCCGCAGCGCCGCGAGGTGGTGGAGCTGGTCATCGCCAGCGGCCGCCTCCGCGCCGTCCGGCAGAGCGCGCTCGGGGCCGAGGTGGCGGGGGTCGTGGAGCAGGTGCTCGTGGACGAGGGGGATCGCGTCCGCGCGGGGCAGCCGCTCGTGAGGCTCCGCCGGCAGGACGCCGAGCAGCGCGTGGAGCAGGCGCGGCTGGCCGTGGCGACCGCCGAGAAGGAGCTCGGGCGCCTGCGCGCGGGGGCGGCGCCCGAGGAGATCCGCCGCGCGGCAGCCGAGCTGGAGCAGGCCGATGCCGCGCTCGAGCAGGCCGAGCGCGAGCACACCCGGGCCCGGATGCTGTGGGAGCGCGGCCTCATCGCGCGGGCCGAGCTCGATCGCGCCGAGACCGGCCTCGAGCAGGCGCGCGCCGCGCGGCGGGTGGCCGAGCAAGCGGGGCAGGTCCTCCGGAGCCAGCCGCGCCCCGAGGACGTCCAGGTCGCCCAGGCGCGGCTCCGCGAGGCCGGCGCGGCGCTGCGCGCGGCGGAAGTCGAGGCCGGCAAGCGCGCGGTGACGGCGCCCTTCGCGGGGCTCGTCGTCCACCGGAGCGTGGAGCCGGGCCAGGGCGTCGCGCCGGGCACGCCGCTGCTCACCGTCGCGGACATGTCGAGAACCGAGCTCCTCGTGGAGACCGACGAGAACAACCTCGCCCGCCTGCGCGTGGGCCAGCGCGCCATCGTGATCGCGCCGGCCTACGCGGCGCAATCCTTCGCGGCGGTGCTCCGGCAGATCGGGCCCGAGGTGGACAGCCAGCGGGGGGTCGTGGCGCTGCGCCTCGACCCGGCCGCGCTGCCCCCCTTCGCCCGCCCCGACATGACCGTGGACGTGAACATCGAGGTCGCGCGGGTCCCCGACGCCCTCAGCGTCCCCGCGACGAGCGTGCTCGAGCGCGGCGGCAAGAGCTATGTCCTCACCGTCCAGGACGGGCGCGCCGCCCTGGCGGACGTGCGGGTCCGCGGGCGCAACCCGGACTGGGCGGCGGTGGAGGGGCTGGCCGCGGAGGCGCGCGTGATCGTCCGCGCCACGGAGGTCACGCCCGGCCAGACGGTGCGGGCGCGCGACGGCGGCCCGTAA